A genomic segment from Candidatus Desulfarcum epimagneticum encodes:
- a CDS encoding Serine recombinase, whose amino-acid sequence MNVALYARVSSEKQAEKDLSIAAQLKALRNFAKKKNWQVVREFVDEAESARTDKRPAFQEMIAFARKRSKPFEAILIWKHSRFARNREDAIIYKSLLRRHGISVISINEQVDDTPAGKLLEGIIEVIDEFYSLNLAQDTLRGLKENAARGFHNGSIPIGYKARHVMDGATKRTKLELDDDYGPVVKRVFQMYLDNNGIKEIAKTLNTESLKTPKGKPWSKSTVGYILKNEAYTGTLVYNRKSKNRITENNPEDMVRVNDNHTPIVDRITFESVQKMMKSRSPKITPPRQNSSRYLLSGLVYCGKCGAKMVGSSAKSGTFFYYGCQNYLKRGKNVCDMKLANRNEIERLVIGRIKTHVLTEDNLAALWRIVLEEISQKNKDVHQRVKTIDRQIGTLNQRLSKLYDALETGKLDIDDLAPRIKSLKTQIDEMQNKKEEIIRAKTEQTRPPFNQSALKYYVDDLADLLKKGSIVEQKAFLKSFIKRINVNHPKVDIEYTIPSIQRKKAETPMDGVLPFGLSGSPARTRTADPVVNSHLLCQLSYWGISHKK is encoded by the coding sequence ATGAACGTCGCATTATACGCCAGGGTGTCATCGGAAAAACAGGCGGAGAAGGACCTGTCCATTGCCGCCCAACTCAAGGCATTGAGAAACTTTGCAAAAAAGAAAAACTGGCAGGTTGTCAGGGAATTTGTCGATGAAGCGGAAAGCGCCAGAACCGACAAACGTCCGGCCTTTCAGGAAATGATCGCGTTTGCCCGGAAAAGATCAAAGCCCTTTGAGGCTATCTTGATATGGAAACATTCACGGTTTGCCAGAAACCGGGAAGACGCCATCATCTATAAATCATTGCTTCGCAGACACGGCATTTCCGTTATCTCTATTAATGAACAGGTGGACGACACGCCGGCAGGAAAACTTTTGGAAGGGATAATCGAAGTTATTGATGAATTTTACTCCTTGAACCTGGCCCAGGACACGCTCAGGGGTCTTAAGGAAAACGCCGCCAGGGGCTTTCACAACGGGAGCATTCCCATCGGCTACAAAGCCAGACATGTCATGGACGGCGCCACCAAAAGGACAAAACTGGAGTTGGATGACGACTATGGGCCTGTGGTGAAACGCGTATTTCAAATGTATCTGGACAATAACGGCATCAAAGAGATCGCCAAAACCCTCAACACCGAAAGTTTGAAAACCCCTAAAGGCAAACCCTGGAGCAAATCGACTGTCGGATACATCCTGAAAAATGAGGCCTACACCGGAACACTGGTCTATAACCGAAAAAGCAAAAACCGTATCACTGAAAACAATCCAGAGGATATGGTTCGCGTTAATGACAATCATACACCCATTGTTGACAGGATTACGTTTGAATCCGTTCAGAAAATGATGAAAAGCAGAAGCCCCAAAATCACTCCACCGAGGCAAAACAGTAGCCGGTATCTTTTGAGCGGACTTGTTTATTGCGGAAAATGCGGCGCAAAGATGGTGGGATCATCGGCCAAATCCGGGACCTTTTTTTATTATGGATGTCAAAATTATTTGAAACGCGGAAAAAATGTTTGCGACATGAAACTCGCCAACCGAAATGAAATTGAACGGCTGGTGATTGGTCGAATAAAAACCCATGTTCTGACAGAAGACAATCTTGCCGCACTCTGGCGAATTGTGCTGGAAGAGATTAGCCAGAAGAATAAAGATGTCCACCAAAGAGTGAAAACCATTGACCGACAAATCGGAACGTTAAATCAGCGTCTTTCAAAACTCTACGATGCTTTGGAGACCGGGAAACTTGACATTGACGATCTGGCGCCCAGGATCAAATCATTGAAAACCCAAATTGATGAGATGCAAAACAAAAAAGAGGAAATCATCCGGGCCAAAACCGAACAAACCCGGCCACCCTTTAATCAATCCGCCCTTAAATACTACGTGGACGATCTGGCCGATCTCTTGAAAAAAGGCTCCATCGTCGAACAAAAAGCCTTCCTCAAATCCTTTATCAAACGCATCAATGTTAACCACCCCAAGGTCGACATTGAGTACACAATCCCCTCGATTCAAAGAAAAAAGGCAGAAACCCCGATGGACGGAGTTCTGCCTTTTGGTTTATCTGGCTCCCCAGCACGGACTCGAACCGCGGACCCAGTGGTTAACAGCCACTTGCTCTGCCAACTGAGCTACTGGGGAATCTCACACAAAAAATAA
- a CDS encoding Addiction module antidote protein, HigA family: MPFENNMTRKTPPTHPGEMIREDFMPDYGLTAAALASALGVSRQTIHELLRERRSVTPVMALRLSRLFGNSPDFWLSAQLARDIWKSEQAYFEELSQIETLTSA; this comes from the coding sequence ATGCCGTTTGAAAATAATATGACAAGAAAAACACCCCCCACCCATCCGGGCGAAATGATCCGGGAAGACTTTATGCCGGATTACGGACTGACCGCCGCCGCTTTGGCGTCGGCGCTTGGCGTTTCACGCCAGACCATCCACGAATTGCTCAGAGAAAGGCGCTCGGTCACCCCGGTGATGGCGTTAAGATTGTCACGCCTTTTTGGCAACTCGCCCGATTTCTGGCTCAGCGCCCAGCTCGCAAGGGATATCTGGAAATCTGAACAGGCTTATTTTGAAGAGCTTTCACAGATCGAGACTCTGACATCGGCATAG
- a CDS encoding Addiction module antidote protein, HigA family — translation MPAKLKSQTAMDRVAGRRLPRNRPPTHPGEMILEEFIKPPGLTQAELARRLDISYPRLNEMIRKRRPVTPDTALRLSRALGMSADFWLGLQRDWDLWRVINSPAGKEIFQLRPIPLDEKKARAL, via the coding sequence ATGCCTGCGAAGTTGAAATCACAGACTGCCATGGATAGAGTCGCGGGGCGCCGCCTCCCCCGAAATCGTCCTCCAACCCATCCGGGAGAAATGATTTTAGAGGAGTTCATCAAGCCCCCTGGGCTTACCCAGGCAGAGCTTGCCCGCCGACTGGACATTTCATACCCGCGCCTTAACGAAATGATCAGGAAACGGCGGCCGGTGACTCCAGACACCGCTTTGCGACTGTCTCGCGCGCTGGGCATGTCGGCGGATTTCTGGCTGGGTCTGCAACGGGATTGGGATCTTTGGCGCGTCATCAACAGCCCTGCGGGAAAAGAAATTTTTCAGCTCAGGCCCATTCCTTTGGATGAAAAAAAAGCGCGCGCCCTCTAA
- a CDS encoding hypothetical protein (Evidence 5 : Unknown function): MYMINRLENMEISGRGALLLIRHAERPPIPEGSFGIDLPITPKGGEESFFLGKKLGEKLRHVRSSPVRRCMETASKIVSGSRQELSVTPDAMLGRPGAFICDESVSGKNWDTFGHKGVRQRLFYEDEPMEGFYPPGQAALNFLKHMALHLPPKGFITLFVTHDIIIAAAAVRLLNLESHDKIWPDFLSGLKLRVCGQKTAVEYYRH; the protein is encoded by the coding sequence ATGTATATGATCAATAGATTGGAAAATATGGAAATATCGGGCCGAGGAGCTTTGCTGCTCATCAGACATGCGGAGCGTCCTCCCATTCCGGAGGGGTCTTTCGGCATTGATCTGCCCATCACCCCGAAAGGGGGAGAAGAGTCCTTTTTTTTAGGAAAGAAACTTGGCGAAAAACTCAGACACGTCCGCTCAAGCCCTGTGAGACGCTGCATGGAAACCGCCTCAAAAATTGTTTCGGGAAGCCGTCAGGAACTCTCCGTGACACCGGACGCCATGCTGGGAAGACCGGGGGCCTTTATTTGCGATGAATCCGTCTCCGGGAAAAACTGGGACACATTCGGGCATAAGGGAGTGAGACAGAGGCTGTTTTATGAAGATGAGCCCATGGAAGGTTTTTACCCTCCCGGACAAGCGGCGTTGAATTTTTTAAAACACATGGCCCTTCATCTTCCGCCGAAAGGTTTCATCACTTTATTTGTCACGCATGACATTATCATCGCGGCCGCGGCGGTTCGTCTGCTTAATTTAGAAAGTCATGATAAGATTTGGCCCGACTTTCTAAGCGGGCTTAAACTGCGCGTATGCGGACAGAAAACAGCTGTTGAATATTATCGGCATTGA
- a CDS encoding conserved hypothetical protein (Evidence 4 : Unknown function but conserved in other organisms) — protein sequence MPETVNHYGNHSEVMIENDEEFEMPTTLTLKIPDRIYRPLLEKADQQGKTFDEIILDWLEDMSKDDPVQSDDPLLRLAGAFSSDVADVGSHHDFYIGRELKKRHE from the coding sequence ATGCCTGAAACCGTCAATCATTACGGAAATCATTCGGAAGTGATGATTGAAAACGATGAGGAGTTTGAGATGCCGACCACGCTGACCTTAAAAATTCCCGACCGGATTTATCGGCCCTTGCTTGAAAAGGCGGATCAGCAGGGAAAGACATTTGATGAAATTATTTTAGACTGGCTTGAAGATATGTCAAAGGATGACCCGGTCCAGTCAGATGATCCTTTGCTGAGATTGGCGGGCGCCTTTTCTTCAGATGTCGCCGATGTGGGAAGCCACCATGATTTTTATATCGGCCGGGAGCTGAAAAAACGGCATGAATGA
- a CDS encoding conserved hypothetical protein (Evidence 4 : Unknown function but conserved in other organisms), producing the protein MINNFFCKVAGISDNSTGLSSIEDNISSIASKFVDFFNLSYPLEMDHLTSLCFSSGIEINFLPDGPETRGLSCSHGEDIIIFIKENDAPCSQIHTILHELCEIFIKKILNKKYIETSENKYLLERIADQFSAEVHVPGDEVLNRINGYGFDVFLLQKSLNCSYATALIRFHDVLYHYVKEETKKPIPLISLLYHRPYWEERPNGRIPRLKFRCLGKSKGFKFRMGKKEVNNIIIYDDIDKCFMRQIIKAKEDMFFQNVMMEFKDKHLEIDMLIRLVYWKEDEYPSKVLIHIIPSEHLDMTELAGRKNVPHYNLSIFRGVR; encoded by the coding sequence ATGATTAATAATTTTTTTTGTAAAGTCGCTGGAATATCAGACAATTCGACTGGTTTGAGTTCTATTGAAGATAATATTTCTTCCATTGCATCCAAATTTGTCGATTTTTTTAATCTGAGTTATCCTTTGGAAATGGATCATCTTACATCACTTTGTTTTTCTTCGGGTATCGAAATTAATTTTTTGCCGGATGGCCCGGAGACAAGAGGTTTAAGCTGTAGCCACGGAGAAGATATCATCATATTCATTAAAGAGAATGACGCGCCTTGCAGTCAAATTCATACGATTCTGCATGAGTTGTGCGAAATTTTTATAAAAAAAATTTTGAATAAGAAATATATCGAAACATCAGAAAACAAATATCTTTTGGAACGTATTGCAGATCAATTTTCGGCAGAAGTTCATGTTCCTGGCGATGAGGTTTTAAATCGAATAAATGGATATGGTTTTGATGTTTTCTTGTTACAAAAATCCTTGAATTGTTCTTATGCAACTGCGCTTATCAGATTTCATGATGTTTTATATCATTACGTAAAGGAAGAGACAAAAAAACCTATACCTTTAATCAGCCTTTTGTATCACAGGCCGTATTGGGAAGAAAGGCCAAACGGCAGAATTCCCCGGCTAAAGTTCAGGTGCCTTGGGAAAAGCAAAGGCTTTAAATTCAGGATGGGAAAAAAAGAAGTAAACAATATCATTATTTATGATGATATTGATAAATGTTTCATGAGACAAATTATTAAAGCCAAGGAAGATATGTTTTTTCAAAATGTGATGATGGAATTTAAAGACAAGCATCTTGAAATTGATATGCTTATCCGGCTGGTATATTGGAAAGAGGATGAATATCCGTCGAAAGTGTTGATACACATCATTCCTTCAGAACATTTGGATATGACTGAACTTGCAGGACGTAAAAACGTACCTCACTATAATCTTTCAATATTTAGAGGTGTAAGATGA
- a CDS encoding VapC toxin family PIN domain ribonuclease, whose translation MNEIFVDTSGWANYFVRTEPFHLEAKQLMRQWHHDRTQALTTNYVLLELAALFISPFRIPRRRQIQAIEAVKTADWIEIVHIDKHLDDEAWQLFKNREDKMWSLVDCSSFVIMKRRRVIRGFTTDHHFEQAGFQRLLNPGL comes from the coding sequence ATGAATGAGATTTTTGTCGATACTTCAGGCTGGGCCAACTACTTTGTCCGCACTGAGCCTTTTCACCTGGAGGCAAAACAGTTGATGCGGCAGTGGCATCATGACCGAACCCAGGCGCTCACCACCAACTATGTCCTCCTCGAACTTGCGGCATTATTCATCAGCCCTTTCAGAATACCACGCCGGCGGCAAATACAGGCTATCGAGGCGGTGAAAACAGCTGATTGGATAGAGATCGTTCATATTGACAAACACCTGGACGATGAAGCATGGCAATTGTTTAAAAACCGGGAAGATAAGATGTGGAGCCTGGTTGATTGTTCGAGTTTCGTTATCATGAAGCGCCGTCGCGTGATTCGGGGTTTTACGACGGATCATCATTTTGAGCAGGCCGGTTTTCAAAGGTTGTTAAATCCTGGATTGTGA
- a CDS encoding Methyltransferase (fragment) encodes MDWRLARVAPDFSHHQINGRPLYNERFDKVMKFHAPGLAPVLKAGKAWHIDSTGRAAYPQRRVKTFGFYEGFASVIDKDGAFHIVIDGSPLYSIRYQWTGNFQEGRCAVRTMEGFYHHIDSEGKKIARVLWRYAGDYKDGIAVAQRDDGLSTHLDLHGGILHNRWFMDLDVFHKGYARAKDDSGWFHIDPAGRPVYPDRYAMIEPFYNGQARVETKQGALWIIDENGGKLHALRDERDPFQELSDDLVGFWKTHAVSTAVELGIFEALPNPPAVIAKDMNAPARNCDWMRAAPMEFWQKKLKGPFPNPK; translated from the coding sequence ATGGATTGGAGACTCGCCCGGGTCGCGCCGGATTTCTCGCACCACCAGATCAACGGACGGCCTTTGTACAACGAACGTTTTGACAAAGTCATGAAATTTCACGCGCCGGGTCTCGCCCCGGTTTTAAAGGCGGGAAAAGCCTGGCACATTGATTCGACGGGCCGGGCCGCGTACCCCCAAAGGCGTGTTAAAACTTTTGGTTTCTATGAAGGCTTCGCCTCTGTCATTGACAAAGACGGCGCCTTTCATATCGTCATAGACGGCTCGCCGCTTTATTCGATCCGATATCAATGGACCGGGAACTTTCAGGAAGGGCGCTGCGCGGTGAGAACCATGGAAGGATTTTATCACCATATTGATTCAGAGGGGAAAAAAATTGCCCGGGTCCTTTGGCGATATGCGGGAGATTACAAGGATGGAATCGCCGTCGCGCAAAGAGACGACGGACTCTCCACGCATCTCGATCTCCACGGCGGCATCCTTCATAATCGGTGGTTTATGGATCTGGATGTGTTCCACAAAGGATACGCCCGGGCCAAAGACGATTCGGGATGGTTTCACATCGATCCGGCCGGAAGACCCGTTTATCCCGATCGATACGCTATGATAGAGCCCTTTTACAATGGTCAGGCGCGTGTGGAGACAAAACAAGGCGCGCTTTGGATTATTGACGAGAATGGCGGGAAACTTCATGCGCTGCGTGATGAAAGGGATCCCTTTCAGGAACTGTCTGATGATCTGGTTGGGTTTTGGAAAACCCATGCGGTTTCCACAGCCGTTGAATTGGGGATTTTTGAGGCGCTGCCCAATCCGCCGGCGGTCATAGCCAAAGATATGAACGCGCCGGCGCGGAATTGCGATTGGATGCGGGCGGCTCCCATGGAGTTTTGGCAAAAGAAATTAAAAGGGCCTTTCCCGAATCCAAAATAA
- a CDS encoding Plasmid maintenance system killer produces the protein MIQTFADRETRLLFTDGKSKKLPPDLIKRAARRLEYIHHAKNLNDLRIPPSNRLHALKNDRDGQYSISINKKWRVCFRFLENDAYDVEIVDYHY, from the coding sequence ATGATTCAAACATTCGCCGATAGAGAAACACGCCTCCTTTTCACAGATGGAAAATCTAAAAAATTGCCTCCGGATTTGATTAAAAGGGCGGCGCGGCGACTGGAATATATCCACCATGCGAAAAATTTAAACGATTTGCGGATACCGCCAAGCAATCGTTTGCATGCCCTGAAGAACGACAGAGACGGACAATATTCCATTTCGATTAACAAAAAATGGCGCGTCTGTTTTCGATTTCTGGAAAACGACGCATATGATGTTGAAATTGTGGATTATCATTATTGA
- a CDS encoding conserved hypothetical protein (Evidence 4 : Unknown function but conserved in other organisms), which translates to MPDTSGMSQDELDLWSDINNPNNDNDMDDWADAHNPNNDDYLGEED; encoded by the coding sequence ATGCCTGACACTTCAGGAATGAGCCAGGATGAGCTGGATTTGTGGTCGGATATCAATAATCCGAATAACGACAATGACATGGATGATTGGGCGGACGCCCACAATCCGAATAACGATGATTATCTGGGCGAAGAAGATTAA
- a CDS encoding Epimerase, with protein MGEKFMRILITGSEGLIGRRLRAALAQGGHIALGCDIKADAPDEKGDIRRLSCLEKVAPEVDGIIHLAGVSRVIDGERDPEECMRTNAGGTKNVIKAAMASPNRPWILFSSSREVYGDPSSLPVPDTAALKPVNIYGESKAECERMLLDVRREGLRTGIVRLSNVYGDVKDHADRVVPAFCRAAATGGRIRVEGAQNTFDFTHVDDTARGLMALIDQLGQRENTPPTHLVTGRGVTLEELAKLAVQCGGSDCDIVERPSRSFDVSKFYGDPIRAEKYLGWSAKIRIEDGVKRLVADFKAASERMVA; from the coding sequence TTGGGGGAAAAATTTATGCGAATTCTAATCACAGGATCAGAAGGATTAATCGGCCGCCGTCTTAGAGCGGCGCTCGCGCAGGGCGGCCATATAGCGCTCGGCTGCGATATCAAAGCGGACGCGCCTGATGAAAAAGGCGACATCAGGCGATTAAGCTGTTTGGAAAAAGTCGCCCCGGAAGTCGATGGAATCATCCATCTGGCAGGGGTTTCAAGGGTGATCGACGGAGAGCGCGACCCCGAGGAGTGCATGCGGACCAATGCGGGGGGAACAAAAAATGTCATCAAGGCGGCCATGGCTTCGCCAAACCGGCCATGGATTTTGTTTTCCAGCAGCCGCGAGGTCTATGGCGATCCATCCTCTCTTCCGGTCCCGGACACAGCGGCGTTGAAACCCGTGAACATTTATGGAGAAAGCAAGGCGGAATGTGAAAGGATGCTTCTGGACGTCCGCCGGGAGGGTCTGCGAACCGGGATCGTTCGGCTTTCAAATGTGTATGGAGACGTCAAAGATCACGCGGACAGGGTGGTTCCGGCTTTCTGCCGCGCTGCGGCTACCGGGGGACGGATACGCGTTGAAGGCGCTCAAAACACATTCGATTTCACTCATGTGGATGACACGGCAAGGGGTCTCATGGCCCTTATCGATCAGTTGGGACAGCGTGAAAACACGCCCCCGACGCATCTTGTGACGGGAAGGGGCGTCACGCTCGAAGAACTTGCGAAACTCGCCGTTCAATGCGGCGGCTCCGATTGCGATATTGTGGAGCGTCCTTCCCGTTCTTTTGATGTTTCAAAGTTTTATGGCGATCCGATCCGGGCCGAAAAATATCTGGGCTGGTCCGCGAAAATTCGGATTGAAGACGGAGTCAAGAGGCTGGTGGCGGATTTCAAGGCCGCCTCTGAAAGGATGGTCGCGTGA
- a CDS encoding Glycosyl transferase family 1 → MKILKVIHGYPMRYNAGSEVYSQTLCHGLAKKSRVEVFSRIEDSFSPDYALFSDRDRDIPDIKIHLVNMPRARDGYRHQGVDDQFEKVLKKFRPDIVHIGHLNHLSTSIPLVAKKNSVPVVYTLHDYWIMCPRGQFMQKFPENSHDPGRLWDSCEGQEDRKCAARCYAGYFSGIHEDRGADIAHWENWVAGRMNHIRKVCDAVDLFIAPSRYLYERYRDGFGLSEDKMVCLDYGFDLSRFSRRFRTPGEPFTFGYIGTHIPAKGIHHLLEAFGKLSGSSALRIWGRPRGQDTRTLKDIANRLPGGAGTRVEWLSEYKNQRIVADVFNHVDAIVVPSIWVENSPLVIHEALQARVPVITANAGGMSEYIHHEKNGLLFEFRSPDMMAAQMQRLAGDPSLADRLGKRGCLRSRDGNIPDIDAHVSAVERLYRQVLSKGGESYKKRGPWRVTFDTNPDSCNLSCVMCEEHSPYSPRRIERRKSRVPKRIMPFGFIEKTVAEAAAMGLREIIPSTMGEPLLYRHFDGIIDLCRQYGLTLNLTTNGSFPGRPVEEWAKRIAPVCSDIKISWNGSRKEIQESIMPPSDLCEMTENLKRFLDVREKTFEMTGHYCRVTLQMTFMESNLDDLPGMVNMAIDFGVDRLKGHHLWAHFPEIKRLSLRKDSESTKRWNSMLGVVRDIVRNRPLPNGRVLLLENFHRLDPDRPEELLKDGICPFLGKEAWISPEGRFDPCCAPDAQRKSLGFFGSVRNASFSDLWNGAEYRDLLKNYHENPLCLSCNMKKKMEA, encoded by the coding sequence GTGAAGATTTTAAAAGTCATACACGGCTATCCAATGAGATATAACGCCGGTTCGGAAGTTTACTCCCAGACTTTGTGTCATGGTTTGGCGAAAAAGAGCCGCGTGGAGGTGTTTTCACGGATTGAGGATTCTTTCTCGCCTGATTACGCGCTCTTTTCAGACCGGGACAGGGACATTCCCGACATTAAAATCCATCTGGTGAACATGCCCCGCGCCAGGGATGGTTATCGGCATCAAGGCGTGGACGATCAATTTGAAAAAGTTCTCAAGAAGTTTCGGCCCGACATCGTTCATATCGGTCATCTGAATCATCTTTCCACATCAATTCCGCTGGTCGCAAAAAAAAACAGCGTCCCGGTCGTTTATACCCTTCATGATTACTGGATCATGTGCCCCCGGGGTCAATTCATGCAGAAGTTTCCTGAAAACTCCCATGATCCCGGACGGCTTTGGGATTCTTGCGAGGGTCAGGAAGACAGAAAGTGCGCCGCAAGGTGTTACGCCGGATATTTTTCCGGGATTCACGAGGATCGGGGGGCTGATATCGCCCACTGGGAAAACTGGGTCGCCGGACGCATGAATCATATCCGAAAGGTTTGTGACGCGGTTGATCTTTTTATCGCGCCTTCCAGGTATCTGTATGAAAGATACCGCGATGGCTTCGGGCTGTCTGAAGACAAAATGGTCTGCCTTGATTACGGGTTTGATTTGTCCAGGTTTTCCAGGCGCTTCAGGACTCCGGGCGAGCCGTTCACATTCGGTTATATCGGAACCCATATCCCCGCCAAAGGGATTCATCATCTTCTGGAAGCTTTCGGAAAGCTGTCAGGGTCTTCAGCGCTTAGAATATGGGGGCGGCCAAGGGGACAGGACACCCGGACCCTGAAGGATATCGCCAATCGCCTGCCGGGCGGGGCGGGAACAAGGGTTGAATGGCTTTCCGAATATAAAAATCAGAGAATCGTGGCGGATGTGTTCAACCATGTGGATGCGATCGTCGTTCCCTCGATTTGGGTGGAAAACTCTCCCCTGGTGATTCATGAGGCGCTTCAGGCGCGTGTCCCGGTCATAACCGCCAATGCGGGCGGGATGTCGGAATATATTCATCACGAGAAAAACGGCCTGCTTTTCGAATTCCGCTCGCCTGACATGATGGCGGCCCAGATGCAAAGACTGGCGGGGGACCCGTCCCTGGCGGACAGACTCGGCAAAAGGGGCTGCCTGCGGAGCCGGGACGGAAACATTCCCGACATTGACGCCCATGTCTCCGCTGTTGAGCGACTATACAGGCAGGTCCTGAGCAAGGGGGGTGAATCTTATAAAAAAAGGGGGCCCTGGCGTGTCACATTCGACACCAACCCGGACTCCTGCAACCTGAGCTGTGTCATGTGCGAGGAACATTCGCCTTACAGTCCCAGGCGAATCGAACGAAGAAAAAGCAGAGTCCCGAAAAGGATTATGCCTTTTGGGTTTATTGAGAAAACAGTCGCTGAGGCGGCGGCGATGGGTCTTCGGGAAATTATTCCCTCCACAATGGGAGAGCCGCTCCTTTACAGGCATTTTGATGGAATCATTGATCTGTGCCGTCAGTATGGGCTCACATTAAACCTTACGACAAACGGCTCCTTCCCGGGCAGGCCCGTCGAAGAGTGGGCAAAGCGCATCGCCCCCGTGTGTTCGGATATCAAGATATCCTGGAACGGATCAAGAAAAGAAATCCAGGAATCCATCATGCCGCCTTCGGACCTGTGCGAAATGACGGAAAATCTTAAACGGTTCCTGGATGTTCGGGAAAAGACTTTTGAGATGACCGGGCATTATTGCCGGGTCACCCTTCAGATGACATTTATGGAAAGCAACCTTGATGATCTGCCGGGCATGGTGAATATGGCGATTGATTTCGGAGTGGATCGTCTTAAAGGGCACCATCTGTGGGCCCATTTCCCCGAAATAAAGCGTCTTTCCCTGAGAAAGGATTCGGAATCCACCAAAAGATGGAATTCGATGCTCGGCGTGGTCCGGGATATCGTCCGGAACAGACCGCTTCCGAACGGCAGGGTTCTGCTGCTGGAGAATTTTCATCGACTGGATCCGGATCGGCCTGAAGAACTGCTTAAAGACGGAATTTGTCCGTTTCTTGGCAAAGAGGCCTGGATCAGCCCTGAAGGCAGATTTGATCCCTGCTGCGCGCCGGATGCCCAGAGAAAGTCGCTGGGATTTTTCGGCTCAGTCAGGAACGCGTCATTTTCAGATTTATGGAATGGCGCCGAATACAGAGACCTTCTGAAAAACTATCACGAAAATCCCCTTTGCCTGTCATGCAATATGAAAAAGAAGATGGAGGCGTAA
- a CDS encoding Anaerobic benzoate catabolism transcriptional regulator: MKKKKKGEFPLGAFLKSLRKKKGVSLREVEKATGIPNAYLSQLENGERRKIPEPERLKKMADYYVVSMGELLQKAGYFGSNEIEETYEQKIDKAFLHVVNDPTFNYGTRLKGKPDLETKRFIIEMYEKFTNKKILENAYQK, from the coding sequence ATGAAGAAAAAGAAGAAAGGGGAATTTCCACTCGGCGCTTTTCTTAAGTCTTTAAGAAAAAAAAAGGGCGTGAGCCTTCGAGAAGTAGAAAAGGCTACAGGTATCCCTAATGCTTATTTGTCCCAATTAGAAAATGGGGAAAGAAGAAAAATCCCCGAGCCTGAAAGATTAAAAAAAATGGCAGATTATTATGTCGTTTCTATGGGTGAACTATTACAAAAAGCCGGATATTTTGGAAGTAATGAAATTGAAGAAACATATGAACAAAAAATCGATAAAGCGTTTCTTCATGTTGTCAATGATCCAACCTTCAATTATGGGACACGATTGAAAGGAAAACCGGATTTGGAAACCAAACGGTTCATCATCGAAATGTATGAAAAATTTACGAACAAAAAAATATTGGAAAATGCGTACCAAAAATGA
- a CDS encoding Methyltransferase (fragment), with protein MAKEIKRAFPESKITALDLPDVIAAAPRADGITFRPGDFFEPWQVSADVIIMSRILRDWDDSKASKILKNAAKALLQGGKCLILEMILQESAPNGHLCDLHLLAVSGGRERTIRQWGDLLNANGFKITSVHSRDGFINVIEGEPYVYDQ; from the coding sequence TTGGCAAAAGAAATTAAAAGGGCCTTTCCCGAATCCAAAATAACGGCGCTGGATTTGCCTGATGTGATCGCCGCGGCCCCGAGGGCCGACGGAATCACTTTCCGCCCCGGGGATTTTTTTGAGCCATGGCAGGTTTCCGCCGATGTCATTATCATGTCGAGAATTCTGCGCGACTGGGACGATTCCAAGGCGTCCAAAATTCTAAAAAACGCCGCCAAAGCCCTTCTTCAGGGCGGGAAATGTCTGATCCTCGAGATGATCCTTCAAGAATCGGCTCCCAATGGACATTTATGCGATCTTCACTTGCTGGCGGTGAGCGGGGGACGGGAACGGACCATCCGCCAGTGGGGTGATCTGCTGAATGCCAATGGATTTAAAATAACGTCCGTCCATAGCCGCGACGGTTTTATAAACGTGATTGAAGGAGAGCCTTATGTATATGATCAATAG